A window from Triplophysa dalaica isolate WHDGS20190420 chromosome 3, ASM1584641v1, whole genome shotgun sequence encodes these proteins:
- the lrrc8da gene encoding volume-regulated anion channel subunit LRRC8D, protein MFSLTEVASLNDIQPTYRILKPWWDVFMDYIGIVMLMVAIFSGTTQLTKDQVVCLPILEQSERSQSTGPGKTPTPETSTTVVGTSLSTTKDLPYSIAHEIQSTQSTLLKAASESTELQPRGRKTNLDYQQYIFVNQMCYHVALPWYSKYFPYLALIHTIVLMVSSNFWFKYPKTSSKIEHFVSILGRCFESPWTTKALSETACEDSEETKHRFTGGSVYHKHVSSDGKEDSCQSTPLIESPTVQLPTERLMAETPSLTILDKKDGEQAKALFEKVRKFRAHVEDSDFIYKLYVAQTMIKAVKVVLILSYTSAFASKIEFRHVCEPKIEQLTGYDQFLCTHNMAFMLKKLLYTFMAMISLYGLVCLYTLYWLFRRPLKEYSFEKVREESSFSDIPDVKNDFAFLLHMVDQYDQLYSKRFGVFLSEVSENRLREISLNHEWTYEKLRQHVTYNAQDKPELHLFMLSGIPNAVFDLTDLDVLKLELIPDVRITAKVSQMTNLQELHLYHCPAKVEQAAVNFLRDHLRCLHVKFTDVGEIPPWIYLLRNLREMNLFGNLNSEHNKMIGLESLRDLRSLKTLYLKSNLNKIPSNLTDLSPHLIKLVIQNDGAKLLVLNSLKKMTSLVDLELHNCELERIPHAIFSLTNLQELDLKTNNIRTIEEVISFQHLKRLSCMKLWHNKIIAIPQSIGLVKSLELLIMCHNKLENLPPSLFHLPKLRHIDLSHNSISSIPTEVGHLQNLQHFAITGNKVEVLPSQLFKCTKLKVLSVGNNCITSIPESIGQLEQLSQLDLKGNCLDSLPVQLGQCRLLRRNLLFVEDHLFDTLPLEVKQSMSTD, encoded by the coding sequence ATGTTCAGTCTCACCGAAGTTGCCTCCCTTAATGATATCCAACCAACCTACCGTATTCTGAAACCATGGTGGGATGTATTCATGGATTATATTGGGATAGTGATGCTGATGGTAGCCATCTTTTCCGGGACCACGCAACTAACCAAAGACCAAGTGGTGTGTCTTCCCATTCTGGAGCAAAGCGAGAGATCGCAGAGCACAGGCCCTGGCAAGACCCCAACTCCTGAGACCTCCACTACAGTTGTCGGCACTTCACTTTCAACAACTAAAGATCTTCCTTACAGCATTGCACATGAAATCCAAAGCACCCAATCTACTCTCTTAAAGGCGGCGAGTGAATCTACCGAACTCCAACCCAGAGGACGTAAAACAAACCTTGATTATCAGCAGTATATTTTTGTCAACCAAATGTGCTACCATGTTGCCTTACCGTGgtattccaaatattttccttaCCTTGCACTCATACATACAATAGTGTTGATGGTGAGCAGTAATTTTTGGTTCAAGTATCCCAAGACCAGCTCAAAGATCGAACACTTTGTTTCCATTTTGGGCCGGTGTTTTGAATCACCATGGACAACGAAAGCTTTGTCTGAAACGGCTTGTGAGGATTCCGAGGAAACCAAGCACAGGTTCACAGGTGGTTCGGTTTACCACAAACACGTGTCCTCTGATGGGAAAGAGGACAGCTGTCAGTCTACTCCTTTGATCGAAAGTCCTACTGTGCAGCTTCCAACAGAAAGGCTCATGGCTGAAACCCCCAGCCTGACCATCTTGGACAAAAAGGACGGAGAACAGGCCAAGGCCCTTTTTGAGAAAGTGAGAAAATTTCGAGCTCACGTAGAAGATAGTGACTTCATCTATAAACTCTACGTGGCTCAAACAATGATAAAAGCCGTTAAGGTTGTATTGATCTTGAGCTATACATCAGCCTTTGCATCAAAGATCGAATTCCGCCATGTCTGTGAACCTAAAATCGAACAGTTGACCGGTTATGATCAATTCTTATGCACTCACAACATGGCATTCATGTTAAAGAAACTCCTCTATACTTTCATGGCTATGATATCTCTCTATGGACTAGTGTGTTTGTACACACTATACTGGCTCTTCAGGAGGCCACTTAAAGAGTACTCATTTGAGAAAGTCAGAGAGGAGAGTAGCTTTAGTGATATTCCTGACGTAAAAAATGACTTTGCATTTCTTCTCCATATGGTAGACCAATATGATCAGCTGTATTCCAAACGTTTCGGCGTATTTCTATCGGAGGTGAGTGAAAACAGACTACGAGAAATTAGCCTGAACCACGAGTGGACGTATGAAAAATTGCGTCAGCACGTGACGTACAACGCCCAAGATAAACCAGAGCTTCACCTCTTTATGCTGTCAGGCATTCCTAACGCTGTATTTGACCTCACTGACCTAGACGTACTCAAGTTAGAGCTCATTCCCGACGTCAGGATTACAGCCAAAGTTTCTCAAATGACCAATCTACAGGAACTGCATCTGTATCACTGCCCTGCTAAAGTCGAACAGGCCGCTGTCAATTTCCTCCGTGACCATCTGCGATGTCTTCACGTGAAGTTTACCGACGTTGGAGAAATTCCGCCATGGATTTATCTGTTGAGGAACCTCAGGGAAATGAACTTATTTGGTAACTTAAACTCTGAACACAACAAGATGATTGGCTTGGAATCGCTTCGAGATCTGAGGAGCCTCAAGACACTGTATCTCAAAAGCAACCTCAACAAAATACCTTCAAATCTTACAGATCTGTCACCACATCTCATCAAACTGGTCATACAGAATGATGGAGCCAAGCTATTGGTACTAAACAGTCTCAAAAAGATGACCAGCCTGGTGGATCTGGAACTTCATAACTGTGAGTTGGAGAGGATCCCTCACGCCATCTTCAGCTTGACTAACTTGCAAGAACTGGATTTGAAAACGAACAACATCCGGACCATCGAAGAGGTCATTAGCTTTCAGCACTTGAAGAGATTGTCCTGCATGAAGTTGTGGCACAACAAGATCATTGCTATTCCACAATCTATAGGCCTTGTAAAGAGTCTGGAGTTGCTGATTATGTGTCACAATAAATTGGAGAACCTTCCTCCATCTCTGTTTCATCTTCCCAAACTGAGGCACATAGACCTTAGCCACAATTCAATCTCAAGCATACCAACTGAGGTAGGACACCTTCAGAACCTTCAACATTTTGCCATCACAGGAAACAAGGTAGAGGTCCTTCCCAGTCAACTGTTTAAATGTACTAAACTGAAAGTTTTAAGTGTGGGCAACAACTGCATCACGTCCATCCCCGAATCGATCGGGCAGTTAGAACAGCTGTCACAGCTTGATTTAAAAGGTAACTGTTTAGACTCCCTTCCAGTCCAACTTGGCCAGTGCCGCCTTCTTCGCAGGAATCTTCTCTTTGTGGAGGATCATCTTTTTGACACACTGCCTCTTGAGGTAAAGCAAAGCATGAGTACAGACTGA
- the gtf2b gene encoding transcription initiation factor IIB: MASTSRSDSSLPKVQCPNHPDALLVEDYRAGDMICPECGLVVGDRVIDVGSEWRTFSNEKATKDPSRVGDAQNPLLNGGDLTTMISKGTGAASFDEFGNNKYQNRRTMSSSDRAMLNAFKEITTMADRINLPRNIIDRTNNLFKQVYEQKSLKGRSNDAIASACLYIACRQEGVPRTFKEICAVSRISKKEIGRCFKLILKALETSVDLITTGDFMSRFCSNLGLPKQVQMAATYIARKAVELDLVPGRSPISVAAAAIYMASQASAEKKTQKEIGDIAGVADVTIRQSYRLIYPRAADLFPPDFKFDTPVDKLPQL, translated from the exons ATGGCGTCGACGAGCCG TAGCGATTCATCTCTTCCTAAGGTGCAATGCCCAAATCACCCGGATGCACTGCTGGTGGAGGACTACAGGGCAGGAGACATGATCTGTCCCGAGTGTGGCCTTGTAGTAG gtgACCGTGTAATTGATGTAGGGTCAGAGTGGAGAACATTCTCCAATGAGAAAGCAACGAAAGACCCTTCTCGTGTTGGAGATGCTCAGAACCCTCTCCTTAACGGAGGAGACCTCACCACCATGATCAGCAAG ggaacaggtgCAGCGAGTTTTGATGAGTTTGGAAACAACAAATACCAGAATCGTAGAACCATGAGCAGCTCTGATCGAGCCATGCTGAATGCCTTTAAGGAAATCACCACCATGGCTGACCGGATCAACCTTCCCAGAAACATCATA GACCGAACAAACAACTTATTTAAACAAGTATACGAACAGAAGAGTCTGAAGGGCAGAAGTAATGATGCAATAGCATCAGCTTGCCTCTACATAGCATGCAGACAGGAAGGTGTCCCTAGAACATTTAAAg AAATCTGCGCTGTTTCTCGGATCTCCAAGAAAGAGATTGGTCGTTGTTTCAAGCTGATCCTGAAGGCTCTAGAGACAAGTGTGGACCTCATTACAACCGGAGACTTCATGTCACGTTTCTGCTCCAACTTGGGTTTGCCTAAACAGGTGCAGATGGCGGCAACCTACATCGCCAGGAAGGCAGTGGAACTAGACTTGGTTCCGGGGCGCAGTCCCATCTCAGTGGCAGCCGCGGCTATTTATATGGCATCTCAAGCATCCGCTGAGAAGAAGACACAGAAGG AAATTGGGGACATCGCTGGAGTGGCAGACGTAACCATTCGTCAGTCATACAGACTCATCTACCCCCGTGCTGCCGATCTCTTTCCTCCAGACTTCAAATTCGACACACCGGTGGATAAACTGCCTCAGCTGTGA